Proteins from a genomic interval of Tiliqua scincoides isolate rTilSci1 chromosome 11, rTilSci1.hap2, whole genome shotgun sequence:
- the TGFA gene encoding protransforming growth factor alpha — protein sequence MVSASAAEVALLALGVLSAVCHALENTTVALSALKGSISDVGEVCDVWKSQHVGSSLRLAIDQAIGPSTSASSGPPRAAAVRSHFDDCPDAHSHYCFHGTCRFLVQQAEPSCVCHSGFVGMRCEHADLLAVVAASQKKQTITALVVVSVIASVVLIVVCVLIHCCRIRKHCEGCRTFICRHEKPNGLLKGGSSCCHSETVV from the exons GTGTCCTGTCAGCTGTGTGCCATGCCTTGGAGAATACAACAGTGGCCTTGAGCG CACTGAAGGGCTCTATCTCCGATGTGGGAGAAGTCTGCGATGTGTGGAAATCCCAGCATGTGGGCTCTTCACTGCGCCTAGCAATT gatcaggccataggtccttctacttcagcttcct CAGGTCCCCCAAGAGCTGCTGCTGTCCGGTCGCATTTTGATGACTGCCCAGATGCCCACAGTCACTATTGTTTCCATGGCACTTGCAGATTCTTGGTGCAGCAAGCGGAACCCTCGTGTGT CTGCCATTCTGGATTTGTTGGGATGCGCTGTGAACATGCCGACCTTCTTGCAGTGGTGGCTGCCAGCCAGAAGAAGCAAACCATCACCGCCTTGGTGGTGGTTTCGGTGATAGCGTCAGTCGTACTTATCGTGGTCTGCGTTCTAATACA ctgctgcagaataaGGAAGCACTGTGAAGGGTGTCGGACCTTCATctgcagacatgagaagcccaATGGGCTCCTAAAGGGAGGGTCATCTTGCTGCCACTCAGAGACAG TTGTCTGA